The nucleotide sequence CCTAATGCACGCCGGCGACGCTGGTCCGGCTCCCCTTGAGCCCCAGCACATCCCCGCCTTCAGTGACGACGATCAGCCCGACTCGACTATCCGGACTGCCTACTGGGACGGTGTCGCCCTCATCGAGGCCGGGTGGACACTTCGAGGGCTCGACTACGACCCAGCATTCGGGATCAACGTAGCCGCCGAATCTCCGAACCACCGCATGGTGATTGCCACGTGCAACACCGCCGGAGGATTCGCCGATGAGACGCAACGGTGCGGTGCCGGACAACTGCAACAGCAGTTCACCGAGAATCTCGCCGCGGCGGTCGGGTGCCATGAGCACACCGATGCGCTGACGCGGCTCGACCAGCTGCGACTCCTATTGCAGGCCTACGCAGGGCCCACGGTGCGACCCGAACTACGTGGCCACGACGTGCCCGGGATCGCGCACTGCGCGCAACCACGTCGCGCCATGCGCGCCTGCTTCTGGCTGCTGTGCACCCTGGAATGCGGATACCACTGGAAGCTGAGCAACATCGGCGAAGACGTCGCCCACGGTGGCTTCATCGCAGACATCCCCGATGAACCCCTGGCGATCTATCCCCGCGGAATGCGACCAGACGGCTCCGACGCCGGACTACTCGCGCATACCCTCGCGGCGCTGACCAGCGCTGAGATGGCCCGGATGGTGCACCTGCACGAATGGCACCGGTCTTTCAGTGGCCACGGCAGCGCACTTCAATCATGACCGTCAGCGACAACGACTCACCCACAGGACTCCCCGAGCGCCTGCTCGACGTACTTGCCAGTGGGCGGGCCATGACCACATCGGAAATCCGCGACTGCGTCCAGGGCCCATCGTCGGGCGCTCGTCCTGTGGTTCACGAAGACGTTTACGGCGCGCTGATCCGGATGGAATCGCGAGGTCTCGTACAGCGTGCCCGTGTCGCGGGACGGCGGAAAGTGTACTGGCGCAACACCGTTGGTGGAGGCCAGAAACCGTCGGTGGTTGGCGTGCTGTTGCGCGCCCAACAGTTGGCCACCGTGCAGTGGTCACCGCGTCAGTTCGACATCGAGGAGTGCCTACTCCGAGCGTGGATTGCCTGCGGAATGCCGGGTGACCTCAACACCATCGTCGCGCGCGTCGCTGCATCGCTGCCCGGCGGTGACCTCGACGCCTTCAACCGCGCACCTGAGCGCACCAGATCGGATGTGGCGGCACTGTTTGCCGCCTCAGTTCAACCCCTCATCGGAGGTGTGGCATGAGCAGCACAGCAGTCGACACCGCATCGCTTCAACTTCCCCGCGGTGTGCAAGTCCATCCGTATCGCGAAGGCCTGCGCGTGCAATGCGCCGGCTGGTACGTCGACGTCTGCGGCAGCGTGGTTGTCCCGCCGCGGTATACCGCCGTTGCCGGAATGGACATGACCGGCCTATTTGCCTGCCTCACGGTGGCAAACCGGCTTGCCACCAAAGGCCTGCGCAGCAGCGCACCGACTGAACCGGCCCGGCGGCCAACGCCGCGCGGTCGGGTGATGCCCGCTGATGACCCCAACGAAGACCTCACCACCGACACGGCCGTCGACAAGATCCTCATGCAGGCAGCCGACGTCGTCGAAACCCGGTGGCATATCTACGACTTCGACCTCTACCAATGCCTTCGATGCGCCTGGAACAGCGCAGAACAGGCAGTGCCCTGGACGTCGCTGACAGCACGAATCCGCGCCGTCGTCGACGACGGTGACATTCTGCGCTACAACGACGGACTGCTTGCCCTGGACAGCCTCACGGCCGCTCGGGCGCACGCGGCAGCCCTGGTGCGCGCTGCGGCCCACCCCACACACGTGAGCACGGCGGCATGAACCGCATGCAAGTGCCACTCAACGACGCGCGCGCAGTGCTTCGCTCTCGACGTCGACGTCGCGGTTGCCGTTACTCCGACAGAGGAGACGGCCCATGACGTTTGGCGCGTTGCATCACCCATGGGCGCTGCTGCGACCCTCACCCGCCCCTGGCCGGCTGATCATCGATCCGAGCCGCCCCGCGCTGGGGTGGGTACTGAGCAGCTCGCACTGCGCCGGATCCACCCTGCGGCGCTGCGTGACCTTCGCTCGTCGATGGGGATACGGGTCGGTCAACATCGTCGGCCTCCACAGTTCAACGCTTACCGGCGATCCCGGCAGCCGCGCAGCCAGCCTGGGCCAGGACGCCCCACTCGACGAGATGGTCGCAGCGTGCGACTTGATCGTGCTGGCCTGGGGCGCCGATGTCGACCCGTGCCGTGCACGACACGTCACCGCAACCCTGTGGAGCCAGTGCACGAGCCGTGGCGGATCGCTAGGCGTCCTGGGCTGGACCCACAACGGCCAGCCGAGCCAGCCCCAAGATGTCGCCCCGGCCACGGTCCCTGAATGCTTCACAACCCCACCGTGTCCCGAACAACACGAGTGGTGGGCCACCCACGAAGCCGACGACTCGAACTGGAGCCAGCTTCTCAGCGTCCCCTAGAGCCACGCAGCTGGTTTCGCCAGCGCGCCAACCCCATTCACACCGATGACAAGGAGATGACCACCCAGGACAACGCATCCGTGCCTGTTCCAACACCGCACGGACACAACTTCACATAGGGCAGCGCAAACGCCAACCCCCAGAGGGGGAAGGGTTTTGAAGAAGAAGCGATACGCCCGGAGCCATCACCTCCGGGCCTGAGCGAAGCATCACCATCGCTCTTACCGCTGCCCTCGATAACGGAGGGCTTTTACCGTGGAAGGTAGCTCTCAGAGTACTTCATGCTCTGAATACCAGGCAAGTAATTCACCACGAACCTGCACGACACGCCGCGCGACATGCGGACAAAACGCCGAAGATCCCCATGGCCGAGCGTCGACACTGCCGTCGCTGGCTGCCGCGCGGGCTCGGCGTGGTATTTGCCAGGATCGGCCGCGGGTGTTGAAGTCCGATGCTCGGCGGGTGGTGTCGCGGGTGCAGGCGCACGCGGCCGGTATGGGCCTGCGTGGGGCCCGCAAAGCGGTGCTGGCCGCCGTGCTGGAGCTGCTGCCGGGCCGGCACAGCCGGATCACTGATGACGCGGTGCGG is from Mycolicibacterium alvei and encodes:
- a CDS encoding DUF1643 domain-containing protein, which encodes MTFGALHHPWALLRPSPAPGRLIIDPSRPALGWVLSSSHCAGSTLRRCVTFARRWGYGSVNIVGLHSSTLTGDPGSRAASLGQDAPLDEMVAACDLIVLAWGADVDPCRARHVTATLWSQCTSRGGSLGVLGWTHNGQPSQPQDVAPATVPECFTTPPCPEQHEWWATHEADDSNWSQLLSVP